A section of the Bradyrhizobium oligotrophicum S58 genome encodes:
- a CDS encoding EscU/YscU/HrcU family type III secretion system export apparatus switch protein, which yields MSEDGGTEERTLPPSERKLRRAREKGQVFRSADMVAGACLSSMLLYLWLTLPELFARLQGAVMRVGDAGGQPFREAAGTIGTMIYEAAVPHLARGATIVVLVSVVVNVAVTKGIVFSLDPIKPRAERLHPAQGLKRTFALKNLIELAKSLVKATLLVTISVFVLGMSLNSLVHTPGCGLSCLGPVIGAVMAPLLVAAIVVLMVGGLIDVLVQRGLFMREMRMTRSEAKRERRDQEGLPEVRSALRRQRQSLAHGGGRGGIESATLVIEGDDVMVGLRYVPGETQVPRLVCKGRSVRAHNLTAAAAELGIPRFRDPDLAADIDRRIAQDHFITEEFFQPVASALRASGMS from the coding sequence ATGAGCGAGGATGGCGGCACCGAGGAGCGGACGCTGCCTCCGAGCGAGCGGAAGTTGCGGAGGGCGCGCGAAAAGGGACAGGTCTTTCGCAGCGCCGATATGGTCGCGGGCGCATGCCTGTCGTCCATGCTGCTCTATCTCTGGCTGACGTTGCCGGAGCTTTTCGCGCGGCTTCAGGGGGCTGTGATGCGCGTGGGCGATGCGGGCGGCCAGCCGTTTCGGGAGGCTGCGGGCACAATCGGAACAATGATCTACGAAGCCGCCGTGCCGCATCTTGCAAGGGGGGCGACCATCGTCGTCCTTGTGTCCGTCGTCGTCAACGTCGCCGTCACCAAGGGGATCGTCTTCAGCCTTGATCCTATCAAGCCCCGCGCGGAGCGCTTGCATCCGGCACAGGGCTTGAAGCGGACCTTCGCGCTCAAGAACCTGATCGAGCTAGCAAAGAGTCTGGTCAAGGCGACCCTCCTCGTCACGATCTCGGTCTTCGTCCTCGGGATGTCGCTCAACTCCCTGGTTCACACGCCAGGATGCGGTCTTTCCTGCCTCGGGCCAGTGATCGGGGCGGTCATGGCACCGCTCCTCGTCGCGGCAATCGTCGTGCTGATGGTGGGCGGCCTTATCGACGTCCTGGTGCAGCGCGGACTGTTCATGCGGGAGATGCGGATGACCCGAAGCGAGGCGAAGCGCGAGCGGAGAGACCAGGAAGGCCTGCCGGAAGTGCGCTCCGCACTACGCCGTCAGCGGCAATCGTTGGCGCATGGGGGAGGGCGGGGAGGTATCGAAAGCGCGACGCTGGTCATCGAAGGCGACGATGTGATGGTCGGGCTGCGCTATGTTCCGGGCGAGACACAAGTGCCGAGGCTCGTGTGCAAGGGACGCTCCGTCCGGGCGCACAATCTCACTGCAGCCGCCGCAGAACTCGGCATTCCTCGCTTTCGCGATCCTGACCTTGCCGCGGACATCGACCGCCGCATCGCCCAAGATCATTTCATCACCGAGGAGTTTTTCCAGCCGGTGGCGTCGGCCTTGCGCGCGAGCGGCATGTCCTGA
- the sctT gene encoding type III secretion system export apparatus subunit SctT: MGLDLMPLDSIDAGANLVFRHLLSLALAIARPSAFVMTFPVFVRLGLTGLIRGAFVVAISLPVMTGLVEVLPPIGTQTLRLVAVGFKEAVIGGLLGLLLGIPFWAAEVAGDLLDYERQAPDAQLQDPNAMTESTASGTLFMLAAVVLFVAADGFRSVAEALYGSYRLWPVIELAPILRAESGLLALDMLVHVLQLALILAFPMLVAMFVAMFALMVIARFAPQLNVFDLSMAARNLVYFLVLPLYAAFLLDHFGTQLGELTGILDQMGRFLR, from the coding sequence ATGGGGCTTGACCTCATGCCGTTGGACAGCATCGACGCGGGAGCCAATCTCGTCTTCCGTCACCTTCTTTCGTTGGCGCTCGCCATCGCGCGTCCCAGCGCCTTCGTCATGACCTTTCCCGTGTTTGTTCGCCTCGGGCTGACCGGCTTGATTCGTGGTGCTTTTGTGGTCGCGATCTCGCTACCGGTCATGACTGGACTTGTTGAGGTGCTGCCTCCGATCGGCACGCAAACATTGCGGTTGGTCGCGGTCGGGTTCAAGGAAGCGGTCATCGGAGGGCTCCTCGGTTTGCTGCTCGGGATCCCGTTCTGGGCCGCCGAGGTCGCCGGCGATCTGCTGGACTACGAGCGTCAGGCTCCTGATGCCCAGCTTCAGGATCCCAACGCCATGACCGAGTCCACCGCGTCCGGCACGCTTTTCATGCTCGCGGCCGTAGTGCTGTTCGTCGCAGCCGACGGCTTTCGCAGCGTCGCCGAAGCTCTTTATGGCAGCTACAGGCTCTGGCCCGTCATTGAGCTCGCCCCGATATTGCGCGCCGAGAGCGGGCTATTGGCGCTCGACATGCTCGTCCACGTGCTGCAGTTGGCGTTGATTCTGGCGTTTCCGATGCTGGTGGCCATGTTCGTCGCGATGTTCGCGCTGATGGTGATTGCGCGTTTCGCACCGCAGTTGAACGTGTTCGATCTCTCGATGGCGGCGCGCAACCTGGTCTACTTCCTGGTTCTGCCGCTCTATGCGGCCTTTCTGCTCGATCACTTCGGTACCCAGCTTGGAGAGTTGACCGGAATCCTGGACCAAATGGGGCGGTTCCTGCGATGA
- the sctS gene encoding type III secretion system export apparatus subunit SctS, whose amino-acid sequence MGQATIVDHLVRGLTVVLIFAMPPLGVAMVVGLLVSILQAATQIQDQVLPQTIKLIAVVATLAVFGAVLAAPLIQYTDQILADFPSLTR is encoded by the coding sequence ATGGGTCAAGCGACGATCGTCGATCATCTGGTCAGGGGTCTGACCGTCGTTCTCATCTTTGCCATGCCTCCCCTGGGTGTGGCGATGGTTGTTGGCCTGTTGGTTTCAATCCTTCAGGCCGCAACCCAGATCCAGGACCAGGTGCTGCCGCAGACGATCAAACTGATCGCCGTCGTGGCCACGCTGGCGGTGTTCGGCGCAGTGCTGGCGGCACCGCTGATCCAATATACCGATCAGATCCTCGCGGATTTTCCTTCACTGACGCGTTGA
- the sctR gene encoding type III secretion system export apparatus subunit SctR yields the protein MTQFNLFAVLAVIAGLGLVTFAVVTMTSFVKIAVVLFLIRNALGVQQTPPNLVLYAIALVLTAYVSAPLVQAVYERVNDRATEFQTFADWKDAAERATQPVREHLSRFTTVAERDFFVTATGSLWPDSSRAKLSSEDLVILVPSFMSSELKRAFEIGFLLYLPFIAIDLVVSAVLMSLGMSMVPPSTISVPFKLFLFVMVEGWSKLMHGLVLSYG from the coding sequence GTGACCCAGTTCAACCTGTTTGCCGTTCTTGCGGTCATCGCCGGACTTGGCCTTGTCACCTTTGCCGTCGTGACGATGACATCGTTCGTCAAGATCGCCGTGGTGCTGTTCCTGATCCGGAATGCGCTGGGAGTGCAGCAGACGCCTCCGAACCTCGTGCTCTATGCCATTGCCTTGGTTCTGACGGCCTATGTCAGCGCACCGCTGGTGCAGGCAGTGTACGAGCGCGTCAATGATCGGGCCACCGAGTTTCAAACCTTTGCCGACTGGAAAGATGCCGCAGAGCGGGCAACCCAGCCAGTTCGCGAGCATTTGAGCCGGTTCACCACGGTCGCGGAGCGGGATTTCTTCGTCACCGCCACCGGCAGCTTATGGCCCGACAGCAGCAGGGCCAAGCTATCCAGTGAAGACCTCGTCATTCTCGTTCCCTCGTTCATGAGCTCGGAGCTCAAGCGCGCCTTCGAGATCGGCTTCCTGCTCTATCTCCCCTTCATCGCGATTGATCTCGTGGTGTCCGCGGTCTTGATGTCCCTTGGCATGTCGATGGTGCCGCCGTCGACGATCTCCGTTCCATTCAAGCTGTTCTTGTTCGTCATGGTCGAGGGTTGGTCCAAGCTGATGCATGGCTTGGTGCTGAGTTATGGGTAG
- the sctQ gene encoding type III secretion system cytoplasmic ring protein SctQ: protein MNAPFPARRRGAPEGEIAGFHPDVLSIADVLRARRWCRRRAELTCELAGLPLRLSFSAASSRVSSRPACRLHFTIGGDPCALSLPVEVIDATLQAIDGPPRTTLAEPDLLLLIEFACAAVLDVIEETLGLSVILTRASFDCSVPDPLGLLCRGTLGERSFSADLSLPDPYESRLADHVQALDPAPAAGVPICAAFRVGATRISARLLASLRPGDVVIIEHAMPDGRVAGVFGERRLTSCRFEGSDATVLDMLHQIRGDLHHWTAVDMTTHESVDTGADEVSLDDLQIKLLFEIGQLDIPLGELRTIAPGYVFNLGRDPRHAVEIHAGNRRIGSGEIVKIGEALGVRIKRLFNHE from the coding sequence ATGAACGCCCCGTTCCCCGCTCGCAGGCGCGGAGCGCCTGAAGGTGAAATCGCCGGATTTCACCCGGACGTGCTATCCATTGCTGATGTTCTACGTGCCCGTCGTTGGTGTCGGCGACGGGCTGAACTCACCTGCGAGTTGGCGGGTCTGCCGCTGCGGCTTTCCTTCTCGGCCGCTTCCTCGCGCGTTTCGAGCCGGCCGGCGTGTCGTCTGCATTTTACGATCGGTGGTGATCCATGTGCCCTCAGTCTGCCTGTCGAGGTGATCGACGCAACGCTGCAGGCGATTGATGGCCCGCCTCGAACGACGCTCGCGGAGCCCGATCTGCTGCTTCTGATAGAATTTGCCTGCGCTGCCGTGCTCGATGTCATCGAGGAGACGCTCGGCCTCTCTGTCATCCTCACGCGTGCCTCCTTCGATTGCAGCGTTCCGGACCCGCTCGGACTCCTGTGTCGTGGCACGCTTGGCGAACGATCGTTCAGTGCTGATCTGTCCTTACCAGATCCCTATGAATCCCGTTTGGCGGATCACGTTCAAGCATTGGATCCGGCTCCTGCCGCGGGAGTTCCGATCTGCGCGGCATTCCGGGTTGGTGCCACGCGCATCAGCGCCCGCTTGCTCGCGAGCTTGCGGCCGGGAGACGTCGTGATCATCGAACACGCGATGCCGGATGGACGCGTCGCCGGCGTCTTCGGCGAGCGTCGTCTGACCTCATGCCGTTTCGAGGGAAGCGACGCGACAGTGCTGGACATGTTGCATCAGATCAGGGGCGATCTTCATCATTGGACGGCTGTGGACATGACGACACATGAAAGCGTCGATACCGGCGCAGACGAGGTGAGCCTGGACGACCTCCAGATCAAGCTCCTGTTTGAGATCGGCCAGCTCGATATACCTCTCGGCGAGTTGCGCACGATCGCGCCCGGCTATGTCTTCAATCTTGGTCGGGATCCGCGGCATGCAGTCGAGATTCACGCGGGGAATCGGCGGATCGGTTCGGGCGAGATCGTCAAGATCGGCGAGGCACTCGGCGTGCGGATCAAGAGATTGTTCAATCACGAATGA
- a CDS encoding FliI/YscN family ATPase: MSAGSATHRLARILPQLRRAAASSQLRPIRGRVIQVSGTLIRAIVPDARVGDICLLRSAHASDDLRAEIVGIEGGVALLTPLGDVAGLSARTEVVSTRQALGIMVGPALLGRVVDGLGRLLDVQERGWPEFDQVRGVRGAAPAPLARRLVGRPLSLGIRAIDGLLSCGEGQRIGIYGEPGAGKSSLVAQIVQNADVDVCVVALIGERGREVREMVERCLAGAARARSVVIVATSDRPPTERVTAAYVATTIAEYFRDRNARVLLVQDSVTRFARALREIGLAAGEPPTRRGFPPSVFAALPELLERSGPGVTGSITAFYTVLVEGDGTADPIAEETRSILDGHIALSPKLAQSAHFPAIDIVSSLSRVMDQIVTSRHRAAAMRVRELIARYAELEFLLQVGEYKAGSDPIADEAIAKQEAIKSFLRQGLGEAVPWDRTIQQLEQLAS; the protein is encoded by the coding sequence ATGTCGGCAGGCTCTGCCACCCACCGACTCGCGCGAATCCTGCCGCAGTTGCGTAGAGCTGCAGCCAGTTCGCAACTGCGGCCGATCCGCGGGCGCGTGATTCAGGTGTCGGGGACCCTCATCAGGGCGATCGTTCCCGACGCGCGCGTTGGCGATATCTGTTTGCTCCGCTCTGCCCACGCCTCGGATGATCTGCGGGCCGAGATCGTGGGCATCGAAGGCGGGGTCGCCTTGCTGACCCCCCTCGGAGACGTGGCGGGTCTCTCAGCAAGGACGGAAGTCGTTTCGACCAGGCAGGCCCTCGGCATCATGGTTGGGCCAGCGCTGCTCGGCCGCGTCGTCGACGGGCTCGGGCGCCTTCTCGACGTTCAGGAACGAGGATGGCCCGAGTTCGACCAGGTTCGAGGAGTCCGCGGAGCCGCGCCGGCGCCCTTGGCCCGGCGGCTCGTTGGCCGCCCATTATCCCTTGGCATCCGGGCGATCGATGGTCTGCTCAGTTGTGGCGAGGGGCAGCGGATTGGCATCTATGGCGAACCCGGTGCAGGCAAATCGTCGCTCGTCGCCCAGATCGTCCAGAACGCCGACGTCGATGTCTGCGTGGTTGCGCTGATCGGCGAGCGTGGTCGCGAAGTCCGAGAGATGGTCGAGCGCTGCCTCGCCGGAGCGGCCCGGGCGCGATCGGTCGTCATCGTCGCAACGTCGGACCGCCCGCCGACGGAACGCGTCACGGCTGCCTACGTCGCCACGACGATTGCCGAGTACTTCCGGGATCGCAACGCGCGCGTGCTGCTGGTGCAGGACAGCGTCACACGCTTTGCGCGGGCATTGCGCGAGATCGGACTGGCGGCGGGCGAACCTCCGACGCGCCGGGGCTTTCCGCCGTCGGTGTTTGCGGCCTTGCCCGAGTTGCTCGAGCGGTCCGGCCCCGGAGTCACCGGCTCAATCACTGCATTCTACACCGTGCTGGTTGAGGGAGATGGTACCGCGGATCCGATCGCTGAGGAGACGCGCAGCATTCTGGACGGACACATCGCGTTGTCACCTAAGCTCGCACAGTCGGCGCATTTCCCGGCGATTGACATCGTGTCCAGCCTCAGCCGCGTCATGGACCAAATCGTGACGAGCCGCCATCGCGCTGCAGCGATGAGGGTGCGTGAACTCATAGCTCGCTATGCGGAGCTCGAGTTCCTGCTGCAGGTTGGCGAGTACAAGGCCGGATCCGATCCGATCGCCGACGAGGCGATCGCCAAGCAGGAGGCTATCAAGTCCTTTCTGCGGCAGGGCCTCGGCGAGGCCGTTCCGTGGGATCGCACGATCCAGCAACTCGAGCAGCTCGCGTCATGA
- the sctL gene encoding type III secretion system stator protein SctL: MKAVESDKPASTFRPLGPVVRADEAETWFSAAAYLADARRQCEQITAQARLAFEEQRMRGFEDGRLAGVEQAARLIAETKVAVHDFVADLQDELITLVVEIVREILGSFEPNDLAARAITRALEEMRVGTAIVLMTAPQEMESIRGRVAALLEDVGDRLTIVSDPQIAPGRCMLWSEFGQIDVSVDAQLEQLAMALHAGFEEVQP; encoded by the coding sequence GTGAAAGCCGTCGAGAGTGACAAGCCCGCCAGCACGTTCCGTCCGCTCGGACCCGTGGTTCGGGCCGATGAGGCGGAGACCTGGTTTTCGGCGGCTGCCTATCTTGCCGACGCCCGGCGGCAATGCGAGCAGATCACCGCGCAGGCCCGGCTCGCGTTCGAGGAGCAGCGCATGCGAGGCTTCGAGGATGGTCGTCTTGCGGGAGTTGAGCAGGCGGCCCGCCTGATTGCGGAAACGAAGGTCGCAGTCCATGACTTCGTCGCCGATCTGCAAGACGAACTGATCACGCTCGTCGTCGAGATCGTCAGGGAGATCCTTGGCAGTTTTGAGCCGAATGATCTCGCCGCGCGAGCGATCACCAGAGCCCTCGAAGAGATGCGCGTTGGTACGGCCATCGTGCTGATGACTGCGCCGCAGGAGATGGAGTCCATCCGTGGACGAGTGGCCGCGCTGCTGGAGGATGTTGGCGACCGGCTCACCATCGTGTCGGACCCGCAGATTGCACCGGGGCGCTGTATGCTTTGGAGCGAGTTCGGACAGATCGACGTTTCCGTTGACGCTCAACTGGAGCAGCTCGCCATGGCGCTGCATGCCGGTTTCGAGGAGGTGCAGCCGTGA
- a CDS encoding SctK family type III secretion system sorting platform protein, translating to MRDPKVSGGSEPGAPVGHRPAIDMDGFCRLPARYIHVERFLACVPGIPPGLAARMLACNRLHRNLSERIVVHFGIDCCTAADIAERRSRIALLGGEQLRRVAELAGGVWHAHALRSTVLMNTLREVLGEFDPQLHKVALANIDLSPRSDRPLDRSSLADAIRSDGMQCLNAAIWQLPATLRSRILLRFPIDSPLGSPVSRRHQQLGPEIVDRVLADGMVP from the coding sequence TTGCGTGATCCGAAGGTCAGCGGTGGGAGCGAACCCGGCGCACCGGTGGGTCATCGGCCAGCGATTGATATGGACGGGTTTTGCCGATTGCCGGCGCGCTACATCCATGTTGAGCGATTCCTCGCATGCGTACCGGGCATTCCGCCCGGGCTTGCCGCACGGATGCTCGCCTGCAACCGGCTCCACCGAAATCTCTCTGAGCGGATCGTTGTGCATTTTGGGATCGATTGCTGCACGGCAGCCGACATCGCCGAAAGGCGCAGTCGCATTGCCCTTCTTGGCGGCGAGCAGCTACGGCGCGTCGCCGAGCTGGCCGGCGGCGTTTGGCATGCCCACGCACTTCGTTCCACGGTGCTCATGAATACGCTTCGAGAGGTTCTTGGAGAATTCGATCCCCAACTTCACAAGGTTGCGCTCGCCAATATCGATCTGTCGCCCAGATCCGATCGCCCCCTGGATCGATCTTCGCTTGCGGACGCGATCCGAAGCGATGGGATGCAATGTCTCAATGCCGCAATCTGGCAGCTCCCCGCCACGTTGCGCAGCCGCATCCTTCTTCGATTTCCGATCGACTCGCCGCTGGGCTCCCCGGTCTCGCGGCGACACCAACAGCTTGGCCCGGAGATTGTTGATCGCGTTCTGGCCGATGGGATGGTGCCGTGA
- the sctJ gene encoding type III secretion system inner membrane ring lipoprotein SctJ codes for MDRVEAKHWRAARGRRLNVVLVLGLAFALSGCKGELYSRLSEKEANLMIALLLHNGIAADRLQAKDGSNTVRVEQERFADSVTLLNASGLPRAKFEDMGSVFSSNGLVSSPTEERAKLIHALNQELARTIMEIDGVISARVHVVLPKNDPLRRDQVPSAASVFIKHDARAEVTMLLPQIKTLIANSVEGLTYDKVAVVFVRGSSEPVELSPSTSIETTASVLSHDGSALRGSPLILGASAAAGVGLLGSIGVFQLWRRARAGRAQRKVPLRRDGGTRVRDPLRVVS; via the coding sequence ATGGACCGTGTTGAGGCCAAGCATTGGCGGGCCGCTCGTGGGCGCAGATTGAATGTCGTGCTCGTGCTGGGTTTGGCGTTCGCGTTGAGCGGTTGCAAAGGCGAGCTTTATAGCCGCTTGAGCGAGAAAGAGGCCAATCTCATGATAGCTCTTCTGCTGCACAACGGCATAGCTGCCGATCGTCTCCAGGCAAAGGACGGCAGCAACACTGTCAGGGTCGAGCAGGAGCGGTTTGCCGACTCCGTAACGCTGCTGAATGCATCCGGGTTGCCGCGTGCGAAGTTCGAGGACATGGGTAGCGTGTTCTCGAGCAATGGTCTCGTGTCGTCTCCGACAGAGGAGCGAGCCAAGCTGATTCATGCGCTCAATCAAGAGTTGGCAAGGACGATCATGGAGATCGACGGAGTCATCTCGGCTCGTGTCCACGTGGTGCTGCCGAAGAACGATCCATTGCGTCGCGACCAGGTTCCGTCGGCGGCGTCGGTGTTCATCAAGCATGACGCGCGCGCTGAAGTCACCATGCTGCTGCCGCAGATCAAGACTCTTATTGCCAACAGTGTCGAGGGACTGACCTACGACAAGGTGGCCGTGGTATTCGTGCGTGGCAGTTCAGAGCCCGTCGAACTCAGCCCTTCAACGTCGATCGAGACGACGGCATCCGTCCTATCTCACGACGGATCTGCCCTACGTGGCAGTCCGCTCATCTTGGGAGCGTCAGCCGCGGCTGGGGTGGGACTGCTCGGATCGATCGGAGTTTTCCAGCTCTGGCGCCGGGCGCGCGCGGGACGTGCGCAACGCAAGGTACCGCTGCGTCGGGATGGCGGAACGCGGGTGCGTGATCCGCTGCGTGTCGTGTCCTAG
- a CDS encoding SctD/MshK family protein produces MPASPSPFELAIRSGLHAGVRQELDAGTYLLGHSMDADVVLMDDCLAPLHARLALEADCCEVESTADGVLLNGTLLGAGEARISRYPADIVLNGIQLRCTRKRRTIGLSFLRYGLGTAAILVCLALLLQGFPADADKVTGDGVYATAEWPRSPGCVSDCSTKYPSKHAAASPAPTLAPASLPGQGRTGRTGAGPGAPAADLNGAADALRQRLAAAGLTTVEIVSDSSAITARGNIDSAALGKWRDIERWFDGTFGIAIVLTSQVEAKSASPSTPLTVQAIWAGAGPYVIDGRGQKLFAGAVINDGWIVDRIEQNRVVLRRGADLLAVSL; encoded by the coding sequence ATGCCGGCATCACCGTCCCCATTCGAGCTCGCGATCCGATCGGGCCTTCATGCCGGCGTCCGGCAAGAACTCGACGCCGGGACCTATCTGTTGGGTCATTCGATGGACGCCGACGTCGTTCTCATGGATGACTGTCTTGCTCCCTTGCACGCGCGGCTTGCGCTCGAGGCGGACTGTTGCGAAGTCGAAAGCACCGCAGATGGCGTTCTGCTGAACGGCACCCTGCTCGGTGCCGGCGAGGCACGAATCAGTCGTTATCCGGCCGATATCGTTCTGAACGGAATTCAGCTCCGCTGCACCCGCAAGCGAAGAACGATCGGTTTGAGCTTCTTGAGGTATGGACTAGGTACCGCCGCGATCCTGGTCTGCCTGGCCCTGCTTCTGCAGGGATTTCCCGCCGACGCAGACAAGGTCACCGGCGATGGCGTCTATGCCACGGCTGAGTGGCCGAGATCCCCCGGCTGCGTCTCCGACTGTTCCACCAAATATCCGAGCAAGCACGCCGCCGCTTCGCCCGCCCCTACGCTTGCGCCCGCATCTCTGCCTGGGCAGGGCAGAACGGGACGAACCGGCGCAGGGCCCGGGGCGCCGGCGGCGGATTTGAATGGCGCGGCGGACGCGCTGCGCCAGCGATTGGCGGCTGCCGGCCTCACGACCGTGGAGATTGTCAGCGACTCGAGCGCCATCACGGCGAGAGGAAACATTGACTCCGCGGCGCTCGGCAAGTGGCGTGACATCGAGCGATGGTTCGACGGCACGTTCGGCATTGCGATCGTATTGACGAGCCAGGTGGAGGCGAAATCTGCATCGCCCAGCACCCCTTTGACGGTTCAGGCGATCTGGGCCGGAGCTGGGCCGTACGTCATTGATGGACGCGGTCAGAAACTATTCGCAGGCGCCGTTATCAACGACGGTTGGATCGTCGATCGAATCGAACAGAACCGGGTCGTGTTGCGTCGGGGCGCCGACCTGCTCGCCGTGAGCTTGTAA
- a CDS encoding flagellar biosynthesis protein FlhA, with translation MTAIVESLTRWSNDKRELLVVILIITTIMAMILPIPTALVDVMVSVNIGVSILLLMVAFYLNAAVEFSALPAIILISTVFRLSISITITRLVLSQADAGSIVQTFGEFVVSSNVVVGLVVFLIITIVQFVVITKGSERVAEVAARFTLDALPGKQMSIDADLRNGDINQAEARRRRRRLERESQLYGAMDGAMKFVKGDAIAGLIIIAVNLVGGIVVGTVQHRLRIGEAIQLYSLLTIGDGLVSQVPALFVSMAAGTVVTRVATEAASNLGSEIMEQITSQPQSLQLAGLMMLGLAFVPGFPAPIFLFMATVFGGSGLAMLLARRRAHRTSGTALPSDPSEPTRSSRIAIPATRSAPIMILAEAALCDELRRAGIHDRIRRTRQDVADWLGCACPGAALDESSALAPGHFRIELHGVPLLLSSGELDQPATGTAGAPAMSAVDAELRRVLVRYAPEFLGIQETKRLLNQLEADYADLVREALRVVPTQRITDVLRRLLDERVSIRNLRLILETLAEWGMREQSSIMLVEHVRLALRRQICFECSGIDRTLRCFVLDRQTEEAIRVAVHALDENTQTSLDPAVSTRLLDALIRQLPAVDHLAASPSIVLASADLRRVVWTLLAPSGLNVVVLSYQEISKDFRLEPIAVLGLDESREQAEPSPIPAMQ, from the coding sequence ATGACGGCCATTGTCGAGAGCTTGACCCGCTGGTCGAACGACAAGCGTGAGCTTCTCGTCGTGATCCTGATCATCACCACGATCATGGCGATGATCCTGCCGATTCCGACGGCGCTCGTCGACGTCATGGTGTCCGTCAACATCGGCGTATCGATTCTGCTGCTGATGGTGGCATTCTACTTGAACGCCGCGGTGGAGTTCTCCGCGCTTCCGGCAATCATCCTCATCTCCACGGTGTTCCGGCTCTCCATTTCCATCACCATCACGCGCCTGGTGCTCAGCCAGGCCGATGCGGGGTCCATCGTTCAGACCTTTGGCGAGTTCGTCGTTTCCAGCAACGTCGTGGTTGGGCTCGTGGTGTTCCTGATCATCACGATCGTCCAGTTCGTCGTCATCACCAAAGGATCTGAACGGGTCGCCGAAGTTGCCGCCCGATTCACGCTCGATGCGCTGCCGGGTAAGCAAATGAGCATCGATGCCGACCTCCGCAACGGCGACATCAACCAGGCCGAGGCCCGGCGCCGCCGACGGCGGCTGGAGCGCGAGAGCCAGCTGTACGGAGCGATGGACGGCGCCATGAAGTTCGTCAAAGGTGATGCGATCGCCGGTCTCATCATCATCGCCGTCAACCTCGTTGGCGGCATTGTGGTCGGCACCGTGCAGCACAGGCTGCGTATTGGCGAAGCGATCCAGCTCTACTCGCTGTTGACGATCGGCGACGGCCTAGTCTCCCAAGTCCCCGCGCTGTTCGTGTCGATGGCGGCGGGAACGGTCGTGACCCGGGTTGCGACAGAAGCGGCGAGCAATCTTGGCTCCGAGATCATGGAGCAGATCACGTCGCAGCCGCAATCCCTGCAACTGGCCGGTCTCATGATGCTGGGGTTGGCCTTCGTACCGGGTTTTCCGGCGCCGATTTTCCTTTTTATGGCGACGGTGTTCGGCGGCTCCGGCCTCGCGATGCTCTTGGCTCGGCGGCGCGCACATCGAACCTCCGGCACGGCGCTACCGTCCGACCCGTCAGAGCCCACGAGAAGTTCGCGGATCGCGATCCCGGCGACCAGGTCTGCGCCGATCATGATCCTCGCGGAAGCCGCCTTGTGCGATGAACTCCGGCGAGCCGGTATCCATGATCGGATCAGGCGGACACGACAGGACGTGGCCGACTGGCTCGGATGCGCTTGTCCCGGGGCCGCGCTCGACGAAAGCAGCGCCCTGGCGCCCGGTCATTTCAGGATCGAGCTGCATGGCGTGCCTCTTCTGCTCTCGTCCGGAGAGCTGGATCAGCCGGCAACCGGAACGGCTGGGGCGCCGGCCATGTCCGCAGTGGATGCCGAGCTCCGGCGTGTTCTCGTCCGCTATGCCCCCGAGTTCCTCGGCATACAGGAGACCAAGCGCCTGCTCAACCAGTTGGAGGCCGACTACGCCGACCTGGTGCGCGAGGCCTTGCGCGTGGTTCCTACACAGCGCATCACCGATGTCCTTCGCCGTCTGCTCGACGAGCGGGTCTCCATCCGCAATCTGCGGCTGATCCTGGAGACGCTGGCCGAGTGGGGCATGCGGGAGCAGAGCAGCATCATGCTGGTCGAACACGTGCGGCTGGCGCTGCGCCGGCAAATCTGCTTCGAATGTTCAGGCATTGATCGGACCTTGCGCTGCTTCGTGCTTGATCGACAGACAGAGGAAGCGATCCGTGTGGCCGTGCACGCTCTTGATGAAAACACTCAGACGTCTCTCGATCCGGCCGTCAGCACGCGCCTGCTTGATGCGTTGATCCGGCAGCTTCCCGCTGTCGATCATCTTGCCGCATCGCCGAGTATCGTACTGGCCTCCGCCGACCTGCGCCGGGTGGTCTGGACTCTGCTCGCGCCGTCCGGTCTCAACGTGGTTGTGCTCTCTTATCAAGAAATCTCAAAGGACTTTCGGCTCGAGCCGATTGCCGTCCTTGGGTTGGATGAATCACGCGAGCAGGCTGAACCTTCCCCGATCCCGGCGATGCAATGA